Proteins encoded in a region of the Terriglobia bacterium genome:
- a CDS encoding thioesterase family protein, whose protein sequence is MGQVSTSRIRVRYAETDQMGMAYYANYLIWMEVGRSDFCRHCGFSYRDLEREEKAFLTVAEATCRYIAPARYEDEILIETELARVRSRVVEFTYRIKRDETLLAEGKTIHVVIGPDGRPKAMPGRYLNLLRENSKPSE, encoded by the coding sequence ATGGGACAGGTTTCTACGAGCCGAATCCGTGTGCGCTACGCCGAAACCGATCAGATGGGAATGGCGTATTACGCAAACTATCTCATCTGGATGGAGGTCGGCCGGAGCGATTTCTGCCGCCACTGCGGCTTCAGCTATCGTGATCTCGAGCGGGAGGAGAAGGCGTTTCTGACCGTCGCGGAAGCCACCTGCAGGTACATCGCTCCTGCTCGTTATGAAGACGAAATCCTCATCGAAACAGAACTCGCGCGAGTGCGGAGCCGCGTGGTGGAATTCACGTATCGGATCAAGCGCGACGAGACGCTCCTGGCCGAAGGCAAAACGATCCACGTTGTGATCGGGCCAGATGGCCGCCCGAAGGCAATGCCGGGGCGATATTTGAATCTTCTGCGCGAGAACTCAAAACCGAGCGAGTGA
- a CDS encoding hydroxymethylglutaryl-CoA lyase, which produces MNPLPKQVRIVEVGPRDGLQNESAIVPTAKKAEFIRLLVAAGMKDIEVASFVHPKWVPQLADAQDLIQQLEPLPGIRYSALVPNMKGLERALESGIRRIAVFTAASETFNRKNINMGIQESIDGFKPVMARALKEGMSVRGYVSTCFVCPYEGAIAKEKVADVAGALFDLGVDEVSIGDTIGAATPRDVESTVGLLLDRFPASKLAMHFHDTYGMAVANVYQSLQMGITTFDSSAGGLGGCPYAPGASGNVATEDLLYLLDRLGIETGANLKLLRRASHFIGQELARDLPSRVLKVS; this is translated from the coding sequence GTGAATCCTTTACCCAAGCAAGTCCGGATTGTCGAAGTGGGCCCGCGCGACGGTCTGCAGAATGAATCGGCGATTGTCCCGACTGCAAAGAAAGCGGAATTCATCCGCCTGCTTGTTGCCGCAGGAATGAAGGACATCGAGGTCGCTTCATTCGTTCACCCGAAGTGGGTCCCCCAGCTTGCCGACGCCCAGGACCTCATCCAGCAACTCGAACCGCTGCCCGGCATTCGATATTCCGCACTGGTTCCCAACATGAAGGGTCTCGAACGCGCCCTGGAAAGCGGCATCCGCCGGATTGCAGTATTCACGGCCGCTTCCGAGACGTTCAATCGCAAGAACATCAACATGGGTATCCAGGAATCCATCGATGGATTCAAACCGGTTATGGCACGAGCCTTGAAAGAAGGGATGTCAGTCCGCGGCTATGTCTCAACCTGTTTCGTCTGCCCCTACGAAGGCGCGATCGCGAAAGAGAAAGTGGCCGACGTCGCGGGCGCGCTGTTCGATTTAGGAGTTGATGAAGTCTCGATTGGAGACACGATCGGCGCCGCCACTCCGCGCGACGTCGAGAGCACGGTCGGACTCCTTCTTGACCGCTTCCCTGCTTCGAAGCTGGCGATGCATTTTCACGACACCTACGGGATGGCTGTCGCGAATGTCTATCAATCGCTCCAGATGGGAATCACCACCTTCGACAGCTCGGCCGGCGGCCTCGGAGGTTGTCCTTACGCTCCCGGAGCGTCCGGGAACGTCGCGACCGAGGATTTGCTCTATCTTCTCGATCGTCTCGGAATCGAAACCGGCGCAAACCTGAAGCTTCTCCGCCGGGCGTCCCACTTCATCGGACAGGAACTCGCGCGCGATCTGCCGTCCAGGGTGCTGAAAGTTTCCTGA
- a CDS encoding cupin domain-containing protein, translating to MIRLAGIVTALFIGFASLSAAELNPKAINIQLPKDIKWVKQGQGAEVATLVGDPSKEGLYIVLQKWLPHNNSRPHFHPNDRYITVLSGTWWVNTGPKYDLAGMKPVPAGSFVVHYGKQIHYDGAKDAECVLEIVGMGPATSTPAEEK from the coding sequence ATGATTCGTCTCGCCGGCATCGTCACAGCCCTTTTTATCGGATTCGCCTCTCTGAGCGCAGCCGAACTCAACCCGAAGGCCATCAATATTCAGCTTCCGAAGGACATTAAATGGGTGAAGCAGGGCCAGGGCGCTGAAGTCGCAACACTGGTCGGCGATCCTTCGAAAGAAGGACTCTACATCGTCCTGCAAAAGTGGCTTCCACATAACAACAGCCGTCCGCACTTTCATCCAAACGATCGCTACATCACGGTTCTGTCCGGAACGTGGTGGGTCAACACGGGCCCGAAATACGATCTCGCGGGAATGAAGCCCGTTCCTGCGGGGAGCTTCGTCGTGCACTACGGAAAGCAGATCCATTATGACGGCGCAAAAGACGCAGAATGCGTCCTCGAAATTGTCGGTATGGGACCGGCAACTTCCACTCCTGCCGAAGAGAAATAA
- a CDS encoding radical SAM protein, which translates to MNILLYSPDNGVTRNFMPHLWMFLLKALTPPEHEVYLIDGNAHPMTEAEIAQFVRDKNIQLAGISAMTRMAARAYRMADAIRGAGAKVVFGGPHVTEVPDEPLGRSGEPRHADAIALGEADHTWPRIIADAAAGNLQEIYKPVNEGGVEVKPSLADYPPIPWETLDLQQFNLMQKVPKPILSLVRRFTNNWESLYVVPIESGRGCPYGCDFCTVTGFFGDAIRFRSNQSVVDELLSLKRRAAAERGQMGVFFIDDNFAINVKRTKSLLRDIIAQGAAMPWVAQVSINLLKDEELLDLIKASGGKWIFIGLESVDSANLAAVNKAFNKPGDYKLALDRLADRGIYAITSFIFGMDGDTPGVAQRTHDVMDSWPPGLPVYGLMTPYPATPLYDRLLEAGRLTRPKHWLDFRPFQMAYTPDKISIEAAEAEVREAWTRAYSARAIAEGLQRIRKRPFPERSIMFFARLAFRGIYFPQMKRRHWVALIWKNRSPLFSLCYEAFVSLRKNNAQPGNPQIQTSSS; encoded by the coding sequence ATGAATATTCTCTTATACAGTCCCGACAATGGCGTGACGCGGAACTTCATGCCCCATCTTTGGATGTTCCTGCTGAAAGCGCTCACGCCGCCTGAGCACGAAGTGTATCTCATTGACGGCAATGCGCATCCGATGACAGAAGCGGAGATCGCGCAATTTGTCCGCGACAAGAACATCCAACTTGCAGGAATCAGCGCGATGACGCGAATGGCGGCTCGCGCCTACCGCATGGCGGACGCGATTCGAGGCGCCGGCGCCAAAGTCGTGTTTGGCGGACCTCATGTTACCGAAGTGCCGGACGAGCCTCTCGGCAGAAGCGGCGAACCGCGGCACGCCGACGCGATCGCTCTTGGGGAAGCCGACCACACATGGCCCAGGATTATCGCCGATGCGGCCGCAGGTAACCTCCAGGAGATATACAAGCCGGTCAATGAAGGCGGCGTCGAGGTGAAACCGTCGCTGGCGGACTATCCGCCAATCCCATGGGAGACGCTGGATCTCCAGCAGTTCAATCTCATGCAAAAGGTTCCCAAACCGATACTCTCCCTGGTCCGCCGATTCACAAACAACTGGGAGAGTCTGTACGTCGTCCCGATCGAATCCGGACGAGGGTGCCCGTACGGCTGCGATTTCTGCACCGTAACGGGATTCTTTGGTGATGCGATTCGATTCCGCTCGAATCAGAGCGTGGTCGACGAACTCTTGAGCTTGAAGCGCCGGGCCGCCGCCGAACGTGGTCAGATGGGAGTCTTTTTCATTGATGACAACTTTGCCATCAACGTCAAACGAACGAAGTCGCTGCTGCGCGACATCATCGCTCAGGGCGCGGCGATGCCTTGGGTCGCGCAGGTCAGCATCAATTTATTGAAGGATGAAGAACTGCTCGATCTGATCAAGGCGAGCGGAGGAAAGTGGATCTTCATCGGGCTGGAATCCGTCGACAGCGCGAATCTCGCTGCCGTCAACAAAGCCTTCAACAAACCGGGTGACTACAAGCTGGCATTAGACCGTCTGGCCGATCGTGGCATTTACGCGATCACTTCCTTCATCTTTGGGATGGACGGTGACACTCCTGGCGTGGCGCAACGGACACATGACGTGATGGACTCGTGGCCTCCGGGCCTTCCGGTCTACGGCCTGATGACGCCGTATCCCGCCACTCCTCTATATGACCGGTTGCTCGAAGCCGGCCGGCTCACGCGGCCTAAACATTGGCTCGACTTTCGTCCATTTCAGATGGCATACACGCCCGACAAAATCAGCATCGAGGCAGCTGAAGCCGAGGTCCGGGAAGCATGGACCCGCGCCTATAGCGCCAGAGCGATCGCCGAAGGTCTGCAGCGGATCCGCAAGCGCCCTTTCCCTGAACGCTCCATTATGTTTTTTGCCAGGCTGGCCTTCCGCGGTATCTATTTCCCGCAAATGAAACGCCGGCACTGGGTCGCGCTGATATGGAAGAATCGTTCGCCGCTGTTCTCGCTCTGCTATGAAGCGTTCGTCTCATTGCGAAAGAACAACGCGCAACCCGGAAACCCGCAGATTCAGACGTCCAGTTCCTAG
- a CDS encoding acetyl-CoA carboxylase biotin carboxyl carrier protein subunit, which produces MIEYIEIGGKRHRYRVLHGRGAIAVWLDGRTYYLPRPTQSDSAHQSTDSGSNEVTALMPGKLLRLEVAIGDAVAPKQPVAIMESMKMETTLYAAKAGRISEIRCQPGESLEMGQVVVVIE; this is translated from the coding sequence ATGATCGAGTACATTGAAATCGGCGGGAAACGTCACCGTTATCGCGTTCTCCACGGGCGCGGCGCAATTGCGGTCTGGCTGGACGGCAGAACCTACTATCTTCCTCGACCGACCCAATCCGATTCAGCTCACCAGAGCACGGACTCCGGCTCGAACGAAGTCACGGCATTGATGCCTGGCAAGCTGCTGCGTCTCGAAGTCGCGATCGGCGATGCCGTCGCTCCAAAGCAACCGGTTGCCATCATGGAGTCCATGAAAATGGAAACCACTCTCTACGCCGCCAAAGCGGGACGAATATCGGAAATCCGCTGCCAGCCGGGAGAGAGTTTGGAGATGGGCCAGGTTGTTGTTGTCATCGAATAA
- a CDS encoding biotin carboxylase N-terminal domain-containing protein yields MRKVLIANRGEIAIRIAFTLREMGIEPVAVFTDPDKESLHVRTTREIREISSYLDAAEIVRAATETGAEAIHPGYGFLSENPSLAEECDRAGILFIGPQAETIRTMGDKLESKRVMQEAGVPVVPTWSGDPPANEFPVLVKAVGGGGGKGMRLVESPAGLKEAMASASREASAAFGNERVFVEKYIRQPRHIEFQILGDANGHAVHIFERECSIQRRHQKIIEETPSPVMTRDLRAQMGAAAVAAAQAAGYRSAGTVEFILDPSGKFYFLEMNTRLQVEHPITEMTTGLDLVREQVLIASGQKLGYAQSDLRQTGHALECRIYAEVPEENFRPATGTVEIFEPPLGPGVRLDSGIARGSVVTHHFDPILAKLIVWAPSREASIARMKRALDDFVLLGVRNNIDFLNRVISSEDFAAGKLDTGFITAHEQLLAPPSEIPPEVRAVASVKPRAAAAKQDAFQDVWTSGAWRNS; encoded by the coding sequence ATGCGGAAAGTTCTCATTGCCAATCGCGGCGAGATTGCCATCCGGATCGCTTTCACCTTGCGCGAGATGGGGATCGAACCGGTCGCCGTTTTCACAGACCCGGACAAGGAATCCCTCCACGTCCGGACAACCCGCGAAATACGGGAGATCTCGAGCTATCTCGACGCCGCGGAGATCGTTCGTGCTGCCACGGAGACCGGCGCCGAGGCGATTCATCCCGGATACGGTTTTCTCTCCGAAAATCCCTCACTCGCCGAAGAATGCGATCGGGCCGGCATCCTCTTTATTGGTCCGCAAGCGGAAACAATCCGGACGATGGGCGACAAGCTCGAATCAAAACGGGTGATGCAAGAGGCCGGGGTTCCGGTCGTCCCGACGTGGAGCGGAGATCCGCCGGCCAACGAATTCCCGGTTCTCGTGAAAGCTGTCGGAGGTGGCGGCGGAAAAGGAATGCGCCTCGTGGAATCTCCTGCCGGATTGAAGGAAGCGATGGCCTCCGCCTCGCGGGAGGCTTCCGCAGCGTTCGGGAATGAAAGGGTCTTCGTCGAAAAGTACATCCGGCAGCCCCGGCATATCGAATTTCAGATTCTGGGAGACGCCAATGGCCATGCCGTCCACATTTTCGAACGCGAATGCTCGATCCAGCGGCGCCATCAGAAAATCATCGAAGAGACGCCTTCGCCGGTGATGACACGCGATCTGCGCGCGCAAATGGGCGCGGCAGCGGTCGCGGCGGCGCAGGCCGCCGGATACCGCAGCGCCGGAACGGTCGAATTCATCCTCGATCCGTCCGGGAAGTTTTATTTTCTCGAGATGAACACCCGGCTTCAGGTTGAACATCCCATAACAGAAATGACGACCGGACTCGACCTCGTTCGAGAGCAGGTGCTGATCGCCTCCGGCCAGAAGCTGGGCTACGCGCAATCCGACCTTCGCCAGACCGGTCACGCGCTGGAATGCCGGATTTACGCGGAAGTTCCGGAAGAAAACTTCAGGCCGGCAACCGGTACGGTCGAGATTTTCGAGCCGCCACTGGGTCCCGGAGTCCGGCTCGATTCCGGCATCGCGCGAGGATCCGTCGTAACGCACCACTTCGATCCGATCCTGGCGAAGCTGATCGTGTGGGCGCCGAGCCGCGAGGCCTCGATCGCTCGCATGAAGCGCGCACTGGACGACTTCGTTCTGTTAGGCGTCCGCAACAATATCGACTTCCTGAACCGCGTCATCTCGAGCGAGGACTTTGCCGCCGGGAAACTCGATACCGGATTCATCACGGCGCATGAGCAGTTGCTTGCGCCGCCTTCGGAAATTCCTCCGGAAGTAAGGGCCGTGGCATCCGTCAAACCCCGCGCCGCGGCGGCGAAACAAGATGCCTTTCAAGACGTCTGGACATCGGGCGCCTGGCGGAATTCATGA
- a CDS encoding enoyl-CoA hydratase-related protein, producing MLKIDIHKKVAFVFLDRPDVHNAFNDELIKQVTDEFIELGRRDDVRVIVLAGNGKSFCAGADLNWMKGMVQYTYEENLADARALGRMYLAIAKCPKPVIARVHGAALGGGAGLVAACDIGVALESAQFGFTEVKLGIIPAIISPFVIARVGPGRAREFFITGERFLAPVAMSIGLIQHVVSHEAALDALVESKVSQILTSAPGAIGAAKDLIFGVAARTLESSLEFAAEAIAQARTGTEGQRGMQAFLDHQKPPWIDK from the coding sequence ATGTTGAAGATTGATATCCACAAGAAGGTCGCTTTTGTCTTCCTCGACCGTCCCGACGTCCACAATGCATTCAACGACGAACTGATCAAACAGGTCACCGATGAGTTCATCGAGCTCGGCCGCCGCGACGATGTTCGCGTGATCGTTCTGGCCGGAAACGGCAAGTCGTTCTGTGCCGGCGCGGATCTGAACTGGATGAAGGGGATGGTTCAATACACCTACGAAGAGAACCTGGCGGATGCGCGCGCTCTCGGCCGCATGTATCTGGCGATCGCGAAGTGTCCGAAGCCGGTAATCGCCCGCGTCCACGGCGCTGCGCTTGGCGGAGGCGCCGGGCTGGTTGCTGCATGTGATATCGGCGTGGCTCTCGAGTCCGCGCAATTCGGGTTTACCGAAGTAAAACTCGGCATCATTCCGGCGATCATTTCTCCATTCGTCATCGCGCGTGTAGGGCCGGGGCGCGCCAGGGAGTTCTTCATCACCGGCGAGCGTTTTCTCGCCCCCGTGGCGATGAGCATCGGCCTGATTCAGCATGTTGTTTCGCACGAAGCCGCCCTCGACGCGCTGGTCGAGTCGAAAGTTTCCCAGATCCTGACATCGGCGCCCGGAGCGATCGGCGCGGCGAAAGATCTGATCTTCGGCGTCGCCGCCCGCACGCTCGAAAGCTCGCTGGAGTTTGCCGCCGAGGCGATCGCGCAGGCCCGCACGGGCACCGAAGGGCAGCGCGGCATGCAGGCCTTTCTGGATCATCAGAAGCCACCCTGGATCGACAAATAA
- a CDS encoding carboxyl transferase domain-containing protein, with translation MYAKNSDAIFQSNHAAMTALVANLRTKLDTVKKGGGEASVKRHKERGKMFVRERIDAVVDPGTPFLEFSALAATGMYDDEAPCAGLVTGIGVIQGHQTIIVANDATVKGGTYFPITVKKHLRAQEIAMQNHLPCLYLVDSGGAFLPLQAEVFPDRDHFGRIFYNQARMSGTGIYQVAAVLGSCTAGGAYVPAMSDEAVIVRNQGTIFLGGPPLVKAATGEEVTAEELGGADVHCRISGVADHCARNDADALRIVRDIFRSIPQSTKQAPQAAETEEPQQDPRELYGIIPSDLRKSYDVREVISRIVDASWFHEFKALYGPTVVCGFARIWGYSVGIIGNNGVLFSESALKATHFIELCAQRNIPLVFLQNITGFMVGKKFEEGGIAKDGAKMVNAVASVAVPKFTVIIGGSYGAGNYGMCGRAYGPRQLWMWPNARISVMGGEQAANVLLQVKLDQLKAHGKTMTAEQQQEFMKPTLDKYAEEGNAFYSTARLWDDGVIDPLDTRMVLALGISAAMNAPQEETRFGVFRM, from the coding sequence ATGTACGCAAAAAATAGCGACGCCATTTTCCAATCCAATCACGCGGCCATGACAGCGCTGGTCGCGAATCTCCGGACAAAACTCGACACAGTTAAAAAGGGCGGCGGGGAAGCTTCGGTCAAGCGCCACAAGGAACGCGGAAAGATGTTCGTCCGGGAACGCATCGATGCGGTGGTCGATCCCGGGACGCCTTTCCTCGAATTCAGCGCTCTGGCCGCCACCGGCATGTATGACGACGAAGCTCCCTGCGCCGGCCTCGTCACGGGCATAGGAGTCATTCAAGGTCATCAGACCATCATCGTCGCCAACGACGCCACAGTCAAAGGCGGAACATACTTCCCGATCACGGTCAAAAAGCATCTGCGGGCACAGGAAATCGCGATGCAGAATCACTTGCCCTGCCTCTATCTCGTCGATTCCGGCGGCGCCTTTCTTCCGCTTCAAGCCGAGGTTTTTCCGGACCGCGATCATTTCGGACGCATCTTCTATAACCAGGCGCGAATGTCCGGCACGGGGATCTATCAGGTCGCTGCGGTGCTCGGGTCATGTACGGCAGGCGGCGCATATGTTCCTGCCATGAGCGATGAAGCTGTCATTGTTCGAAATCAGGGAACCATTTTCCTCGGAGGACCGCCGCTGGTGAAAGCAGCCACGGGCGAAGAAGTCACGGCGGAGGAATTGGGCGGAGCGGACGTTCATTGCCGGATTTCCGGCGTTGCCGACCATTGCGCCCGGAATGACGCCGATGCTCTGCGCATCGTCCGCGATATTTTCCGTTCGATTCCTCAATCCACGAAGCAGGCGCCGCAGGCCGCCGAGACTGAAGAACCGCAGCAGGATCCCCGGGAGCTTTACGGCATCATTCCCAGCGATCTCAGAAAGTCGTACGACGTCCGCGAGGTGATTTCGCGGATCGTCGACGCAAGCTGGTTTCATGAGTTCAAGGCGTTATACGGGCCGACCGTCGTTTGCGGATTCGCGCGAATCTGGGGTTATTCCGTTGGGATCATCGGAAACAACGGCGTCCTGTTCTCCGAAAGCGCATTGAAGGCAACCCATTTCATCGAACTTTGCGCACAACGCAACATTCCTCTCGTATTCCTGCAGAACATTACCGGCTTCATGGTCGGCAAAAAATTTGAAGAAGGCGGCATCGCGAAGGACGGCGCCAAAATGGTCAATGCCGTGGCCAGCGTGGCCGTGCCGAAATTTACAGTGATCATCGGCGGATCGTATGGCGCCGGTAATTACGGGATGTGCGGCAGGGCCTACGGGCCTCGTCAGCTTTGGATGTGGCCGAACGCGCGAATCTCCGTCATGGGCGGCGAGCAGGCCGCGAATGTGCTGCTTCAAGTAAAGCTCGATCAGCTTAAGGCACACGGAAAAACCATGACCGCGGAGCAGCAGCAGGAATTCATGAAGCCGACGCTCGACAAGTACGCCGAAGAAGGTAACGCGTTTTACAGCACGGCACGGCTGTGGGACGATGGCGTTATCGATCCTTTAGATACCCGAATGGTTCTTGCCCTTGGTATATCGGCCGCAATGAATGCGCCACAGGAGGAAACCCGCTTTGGCGTGTTCCGGATGTAA
- a CDS encoding cobalamin B12-binding domain-containing protein, with protein sequence MSTTEKIRVVVAKPGLDGHDRGAKVIARAFRDAGFEVIYTGLRQTPEQVVNAALQEDADVVGLSVLSGAHMTLCPRIMELMKKERLDDVLVIVGGIIPDQDVTKLKELGVAEIFQPGASTEDIVRYVRSHVRKK encoded by the coding sequence ATGAGTACGACCGAAAAGATTCGTGTGGTTGTCGCGAAGCCGGGCCTCGACGGTCATGACCGCGGCGCCAAGGTGATTGCCCGCGCGTTCCGCGACGCCGGATTCGAGGTGATCTATACCGGCTTGCGGCAGACGCCGGAGCAGGTGGTCAACGCGGCCCTGCAGGAGGATGCCGACGTCGTCGGATTGTCCGTGCTCTCCGGCGCGCACATGACGTTATGCCCGCGGATCATGGAGTTGATGAAAAAAGAGCGGCTCGATGACGTTCTGGTGATTGTCGGCGGTATCATTCCGGACCAGGACGTCACCAAGCTCAAGGAGTTGGGCGTCGCTGAAATTTTTCAGCCTGGCGCCTCGACCGAAGATATCGTCCGTTATGTTCGTTCGCATGTACGCAAAAAATAG
- a CDS encoding methylmalonyl-CoA mutase family protein, which translates to MAKDITDRPFTTVSGVPIDRLYTADNVRDLNYEKDLGDPGEAPYTRGIYPTMYRGRLWTMRQFSGFGTAADTNERFHYLLKNGQTGLSVAFHLPTLMGYDSDHPMSEGEVGKCGVAIDSLADMEMLFKGIPLDQISTSMTTNAPATILWAMYLVVAEKQGVDWRKLRGTIQNDILKEYIAQKTYIFPPKPSMKLIVDTFEFGTQHVPQWNTISISGYHIREAGSTALQELAFTLYDGIEYVEWALRRGLDVDDFAPRLSFFFNAHNDLFEELAKYRAARKIWYKVMTERFHCKNPKSAVLRFHTQTAGCSLTAQQPYNNIVRVAIQGLAAVLGGTQSLHTNSLDETLALPTEHAARIALRTQQILAHETGITNTADPLGGSYFLERLTLDMEKGCWAYFDRLDAMGGMVAAIEKSFPQREIQDASYEYQRAIERKEKIIVGVNDFVMENEPPIDVLLIDESVEATQIDRLRELRAGRDQGQVKKTLKALREAAATDLNMMPYIVDCVRAYATLGEICDELRAVYGTYEEPAF; encoded by the coding sequence ATGGCCAAAGACATCACTGACCGGCCGTTTACGACGGTTTCCGGCGTACCGATCGACAGGCTGTACACAGCGGACAACGTCCGGGATCTCAACTACGAAAAGGATCTCGGCGATCCTGGTGAAGCTCCATATACCCGCGGCATTTATCCGACGATGTATCGCGGGCGGCTCTGGACGATGCGCCAGTTCAGCGGATTCGGCACTGCCGCCGACACCAACGAACGCTTTCACTACCTGCTGAAAAACGGGCAGACCGGGCTTTCCGTCGCTTTCCACCTTCCCACCCTGATGGGTTACGACTCCGATCATCCCATGTCGGAAGGCGAGGTCGGCAAATGCGGCGTTGCGATCGATTCCCTCGCCGACATGGAGATGCTTTTCAAAGGCATCCCTCTCGATCAGATCAGTACCTCGATGACCACGAATGCGCCGGCCACAATTCTCTGGGCGATGTACCTGGTCGTCGCCGAAAAACAGGGTGTGGACTGGAGGAAGCTGCGCGGCACGATCCAGAACGACATATTGAAAGAATACATCGCGCAGAAGACATACATCTTTCCGCCGAAACCGTCGATGAAGCTGATCGTCGATACCTTCGAGTTTGGGACGCAGCACGTTCCACAGTGGAACACGATCTCCATCAGCGGCTACCACATTCGCGAGGCCGGCTCCACGGCACTGCAGGAACTTGCGTTCACGTTATACGACGGAATCGAATACGTCGAATGGGCGCTCCGCCGCGGCCTCGATGTCGATGACTTTGCGCCGCGACTGTCTTTCTTTTTCAACGCACACAATGATCTCTTTGAGGAACTCGCCAAGTACCGGGCGGCGCGCAAAATCTGGTACAAAGTGATGACCGAACGGTTCCATTGCAAGAATCCGAAATCGGCCGTTCTGCGCTTCCACACGCAGACCGCGGGCTGCTCGCTCACGGCGCAACAGCCGTACAACAATATCGTCCGCGTCGCGATTCAGGGGCTCGCGGCCGTGCTGGGCGGAACCCAGTCGCTGCACACCAATTCGCTGGACGAAACGCTCGCTCTGCCGACCGAACATGCCGCTCGAATCGCCTTGCGGACGCAGCAGATTCTTGCCCACGAAACCGGCATCACGAATACGGCCGATCCTCTTGGCGGCTCGTACTTCCTCGAGCGATTGACACTGGATATGGAGAAAGGCTGCTGGGCATACTTCGATCGCCTGGATGCCATGGGCGGAATGGTTGCGGCGATCGAAAAGAGTTTTCCCCAGCGCGAAATACAGGACGCCTCGTATGAATACCAGCGGGCGATTGAGCGCAAAGAGAAGATCATTGTCGGCGTGAATGACTTCGTTATGGAAAACGAACCGCCGATCGATGTCCTGCTCATCGACGAATCGGTCGAGGCCACGCAAATCGACCGGCTCCGGGAATTGCGTGCAGGCCGTGATCAGGGCCAGGTGAAGAAAACGCTGAAAGCCTTGAGGGAGGCGGCGGCGACGGATCTCAACATGATGCCGTACATTGTCGACTGCGTACGGGCATATGCGACGCTTGGCGAAATCTGCGACGAACTCCGCGCCGTGTACGGCACATATGAGGAGCCGGCATTCTGA